In Pseudomonas lalkuanensis, the following are encoded in one genomic region:
- the rmuC gene encoding DNA recombination protein RmuC gives MPLDIPNLLIGLLAAAVPLLGLAWQQQRKLTALQTEQTLLEERLANAQLAQDGLAVQLDDSREENRELNHLNAAQQAELAALRREAELLGVERQSAREALLAWNQERERKDAELRRLDADRASLEAELREQRESHEQRMTDLQAARDDLRAQFAELAGKIFDEREQRFAETSQQRLGQLLDPLKERIQAFEKRVEESYQQEARERFSLGKELERLQQLNQRLGDEATNLTRALKGQKTQGNWGELVLERVLEHAGLEKGREYQTQVSLKSAEGERFQPDVLIQLPGDKQVVVDAKVSLTAYQALIAADDEAARNQALKQHVLSLRSHLKGLSVKDYQRLDGLHSLDFVLLFVPIEAAFAAALQADPGLFQEAFEQHIVIVSPTTLLATLRVIDSLWRQERQSQNAREIAERAGALYDKFVAFVQDLDEMGSRLQQLDKAYANARNKLVEGRGNLIGRVENLKLLGARASKSLPNDLLERAAGLPLLDEQFEG, from the coding sequence ATGCCCCTAGATATCCCCAACCTGTTGATCGGCCTGCTCGCCGCCGCCGTCCCCCTCCTGGGCCTGGCCTGGCAGCAGCAGCGCAAGCTCACCGCCTTGCAAACCGAACAGACCCTGCTCGAAGAGCGCCTGGCCAATGCCCAACTGGCCCAGGACGGGCTCGCCGTCCAACTGGACGACAGCCGCGAGGAAAATCGCGAGCTCAACCATCTCAATGCCGCCCAGCAGGCCGAACTGGCAGCCCTGCGCCGCGAGGCCGAGCTGCTCGGCGTAGAGCGCCAAAGCGCCCGGGAAGCCTTGCTGGCCTGGAACCAGGAGCGCGAGCGCAAGGACGCCGAGCTGCGCCGCCTGGATGCCGACCGTGCCAGCCTGGAAGCCGAGCTGCGGGAGCAGCGCGAGTCCCACGAGCAGCGCATGACCGACCTGCAGGCGGCTCGTGACGATCTGCGGGCGCAGTTCGCCGAACTGGCCGGGAAAATCTTCGACGAGCGCGAGCAGCGCTTCGCCGAAACCAGCCAGCAGCGCCTTGGCCAGTTGCTCGATCCGCTCAAGGAACGCATCCAGGCCTTCGAGAAGCGGGTGGAAGAGAGCTATCAGCAGGAAGCCCGCGAGCGCTTCTCCCTGGGCAAGGAGCTGGAGCGCCTGCAACAGCTCAACCAGCGCCTGGGCGACGAAGCCACCAACCTGACCCGCGCCCTGAAAGGCCAGAAGACCCAGGGCAACTGGGGCGAGCTGGTGCTGGAGCGGGTGCTGGAGCATGCCGGCCTGGAGAAGGGCCGCGAATACCAGACCCAGGTCAGCCTGAAGAGTGCCGAGGGCGAGCGTTTCCAGCCTGACGTACTGATCCAGCTGCCGGGCGACAAGCAGGTGGTGGTGGACGCCAAGGTCAGCCTCACCGCCTACCAGGCGCTGATCGCCGCCGACGACGAAGCTGCCCGTAACCAGGCCCTGAAGCAGCACGTGCTGTCCTTGCGCAGCCACCTCAAGGGTCTGTCGGTAAAGGACTACCAGCGTCTGGATGGACTGCACAGCCTGGACTTCGTGCTGCTGTTCGTGCCCATCGAGGCCGCCTTCGCCGCCGCCCTGCAGGCCGATCCGGGGCTGTTCCAGGAAGCCTTCGAGCAGCACATCGTGATCGTCAGTCCGACCACTTTGCTGGCCACCCTGCGGGTGATCGACAGCCTCTGGCGCCAGGAGCGGCAGAGCCAGAACGCCCGCGAGATCGCCGAGCGAGCCGGGGCGCTGTACGACAAGTTCGTCGCCTTCGTCCAGGACCTGGACGAGATGGGCAGCCGCCTGCAACAGCTGGACAAGGCCTACGCCAACGCCCGCAACAAGCTGGTGGAAGGCCGTGGCAACCTCATCGGCCGGGTGGAAAACCTCAAGCTGCTTGGCGCCCGCGCCAGCAAGAGCCTGCCGAACGACCTGCTGGAAAGGGCAGCGGGGTTGCCGCTGCTGGATGAGCAGTTCGAGGGGTGA
- a CDS encoding tetratricopeptide repeat protein has product MKFRVPAESVSSQQTLPTRVALWLLDSPRLGQAQSVKRIAGKLLKQPAREGVVVAQSRLGQMLCRDCGNQRDRRIGLDMLRQAARAGDRRAQLELGRLCSQPRVNEPEQARHWLEQAASQGSHEAKRLLSRLPQHS; this is encoded by the coding sequence ATGAAGTTCCGCGTCCCCGCTGAGTCCGTTTCCAGCCAGCAAACCCTGCCCACCCGCGTTGCCCTCTGGCTGCTGGACAGCCCGCGCCTGGGACAGGCGCAGAGCGTGAAGCGGATCGCTGGCAAGTTGCTCAAGCAGCCGGCACGGGAAGGCGTGGTCGTGGCGCAAAGCCGCCTGGGGCAGATGCTCTGCCGCGACTGCGGCAACCAGCGCGACCGCCGCATCGGCCTGGACATGCTGCGCCAGGCCGCCCGCGCCGGCGACCGCCGTGCACAGCTTGAATTGGGGCGCCTGTGCAGTCAGCCCCGCGTCAACGAACCCGAGCAGGCCCGCCACTGGCTGGAACAGGCCGCTTCCCAGGGTTCCCACGAAGCCAAACGCCTGCTCAGCCGCCTTCCTCAGCATTCCTGA
- a CDS encoding GreA/GreB family elongation factor: MDKARIHRLILDKLAADLQLLQRAAQTAYEAATHEENIAENKYDTLGLEASYLATGQARRAAEIRQALGLFESLNLRPFDPARGIQLSALVLLAAEDGSEQRLFLGPEAAGLKVVEEGEEITVISPRSPLGQALLGKAAGAEVTLTIGNGQQTFEVLEVH, from the coding sequence ATGGACAAAGCCCGCATCCATCGCCTGATCCTCGACAAGCTCGCCGCCGACCTGCAATTGCTGCAACGCGCTGCGCAGACCGCCTATGAGGCGGCTACCCACGAGGAGAACATCGCCGAGAACAAGTACGACACCCTCGGCCTGGAAGCCTCCTACCTGGCCACCGGCCAGGCGCGCCGTGCCGCGGAGATCAGGCAGGCACTGGGGCTGTTCGAGAGCCTCAACCTGCGCCCCTTCGACCCGGCGCGCGGTATTCAGCTCAGCGCGCTGGTGCTCCTGGCAGCCGAGGATGGCAGTGAACAGCGGTTGTTCCTCGGCCCCGAGGCCGCCGGCCTGAAAGTGGTCGAGGAAGGCGAGGAAATCACCGTGATCAGCCCGCGCTCACCCCTGGGCCAGGCGCTGCTGGGCAAGGCCGCAGGCGCCGAGGTGACCTTGACCATCGGCAACGGCCAGCAGACCTTCGAGGTGCTGGAGGTACACTGA
- a CDS encoding error-prone DNA polymerase, whose product MNAYAELHCLSNFSFQRGASSAEELFMRAKDHGYEALAITDECTLAGIVRAWQASKKSGLPLVIGSEVRVEGGPKLVLLVENLAGYQRLCRLITQARRRAKKGEYRLLRDDLAEPTDGLLALWVPDREDDDREGPWLRQCFSERLWLAVELHQGPDDAGRLERLLALAERVGIPPVATGDVHMHARGRRALQDCMTAVRHHCTVAEAGLRLFPNGERHLRRREVLAGLYPAQLLAESLCIARRCEFSLSQLDYQYPRELVPEGHSPSTWLRAATEKGLLRRWPDGVPAKARALVEKELALITELGYESYFLTVHDIVEFARRQDILCQGRGSAANSVVCFALGITELDPCVFTELLFERFMSKERNEPPDIDVDFEHERREEVIQYLFRRYGRGRAALTAVVNTYHGAGAVRDVAKALGLPPDQVNALADCCGGWSDKGPSAERLREVGFDPESPVLRRVVTLTNELIGFPRHLSQHPGGFVISEAPLDSLVPVENATMAERTVIQWDKDDLDLVGLLKVDVLALGMLSALRRCFALIERYRGIRWTIATLPKEDEATYDMIGRADTIGVFQIESRAQMSMLPRLKPREFYDLVIQVAIVRPGPIQGNMVHPYLRRRKGKEEVTYPKDELIPVFERTLGVPLFQEQVMQLAIVAADYTPGEADELRRNMAAWKRHGGLEHHRQRLTSRMLAKGYEPDFIERIFEQIKGFGSYGFPESHAASFALLTYASCWLKCHEPAAYACALINSWPMGFYSPDQVLQDARRHRIVVRPVDVRHSDWDCSLEPAGEEGEPAIRLGLRMVRGFREDDARRMETLRQAAPFSSVGDLVQRAHLDARARELLADSGALRGLAGHRHRARWAVAGVEVQAPLFAGLPEQEEMQVALPLPSVGEDMLTDYATLGTTLGPHPVSLLRAALRKRRCRSSRELLAVDHGRNLSVAGLVVGRQRPQTASGVIFVTLEDEHGMVNVVVWHDLAERQRRVLVGSRLLQVDGRLESVDGVRHLIARRLHDLTPLLSGLDVRSRDFH is encoded by the coding sequence ATGAACGCCTACGCCGAGCTGCACTGCTTGTCCAACTTCAGCTTCCAGCGCGGCGCCTCCAGTGCCGAGGAGCTGTTCATGCGCGCGAAGGATCATGGCTACGAAGCCCTGGCGATCACCGACGAATGCACCCTGGCCGGCATCGTCCGCGCCTGGCAGGCCTCGAAGAAGAGCGGGTTGCCCCTGGTGATCGGCAGCGAAGTGCGGGTCGAGGGCGGTCCGAAGCTGGTGCTGCTGGTGGAGAACCTGGCCGGCTACCAGCGCCTTTGCCGGCTCATCACCCAGGCCCGGCGACGGGCGAAGAAGGGCGAGTACCGCCTGTTGCGCGACGACCTGGCCGAGCCCACGGATGGCCTGCTGGCCCTCTGGGTGCCGGACCGGGAAGACGACGACCGCGAAGGCCCCTGGCTGCGCCAGTGCTTCTCCGAACGCCTGTGGCTGGCGGTGGAACTGCACCAGGGGCCGGACGATGCCGGCCGCCTGGAGCGCCTGCTGGCCCTGGCCGAGCGCGTCGGCATCCCGCCCGTGGCGACTGGCGATGTGCACATGCATGCCCGTGGCCGCCGCGCCCTGCAGGACTGCATGACCGCCGTGCGCCATCACTGCACGGTGGCCGAGGCCGGGCTGCGGCTGTTCCCCAATGGCGAGCGCCACCTGCGCCGTCGTGAGGTGCTGGCTGGCCTCTACCCGGCGCAGCTGTTGGCCGAATCGCTGTGCATCGCCCGTCGCTGCGAGTTCAGCCTGAGCCAGCTGGATTACCAGTACCCCCGCGAGCTGGTGCCGGAAGGGCATAGTCCCAGCACCTGGCTGCGTGCCGCCACCGAGAAGGGATTGCTGCGACGCTGGCCCGACGGCGTGCCGGCCAAGGCGCGGGCGCTGGTGGAAAAGGAACTCGCGCTGATCACCGAACTGGGCTACGAGAGCTACTTCCTCACGGTGCACGACATAGTCGAATTCGCCCGCCGCCAGGACATCCTCTGCCAGGGACGCGGCTCGGCGGCCAACTCGGTGGTGTGCTTCGCCCTGGGGATCACCGAGCTGGATCCCTGTGTCTTCACCGAACTCCTGTTCGAGCGCTTCATGTCGAAGGAGCGCAACGAGCCGCCGGATATCGACGTCGACTTCGAGCACGAGCGCCGCGAGGAGGTCATCCAGTACCTGTTCCGCCGCTACGGGCGGGGCCGGGCGGCGCTCACGGCGGTGGTCAACACCTACCACGGCGCTGGCGCGGTACGCGATGTGGCCAAGGCGCTCGGCTTGCCGCCGGACCAGGTCAATGCCCTGGCCGATTGCTGCGGCGGCTGGAGCGACAAGGGGCCTTCGGCGGAGCGTCTGCGGGAAGTGGGTTTCGACCCGGAAAGCCCGGTGCTGCGCCGGGTCGTGACGCTGACCAACGAGCTGATCGGCTTTCCCCGCCACCTGTCCCAGCACCCCGGCGGCTTCGTGATTTCCGAAGCGCCGCTGGACAGCCTGGTGCCGGTGGAAAACGCCACCATGGCCGAGCGCACCGTCATCCAGTGGGACAAGGACGACCTCGACCTGGTGGGGCTGCTGAAAGTGGACGTGCTGGCGCTGGGCATGCTCAGCGCGCTACGCCGCTGCTTCGCCCTGATCGAGCGCTATCGCGGCATCCGGTGGACCATCGCCACCCTGCCCAAGGAGGACGAGGCCACCTACGACATGATCGGTCGCGCCGACACCATCGGCGTATTCCAGATCGAGTCGCGGGCGCAGATGTCCATGCTGCCGCGACTGAAACCCAGGGAGTTCTACGACCTGGTGATCCAGGTCGCCATCGTCCGTCCGGGGCCGATCCAGGGGAACATGGTCCATCCCTACCTGCGTCGGCGTAAGGGAAAGGAAGAGGTGACCTATCCCAAGGACGAGCTGATCCCGGTGTTCGAGCGCACCCTGGGTGTGCCGCTGTTCCAGGAACAGGTGATGCAGCTGGCCATAGTCGCCGCCGACTACACGCCCGGCGAGGCGGACGAACTGCGCCGCAACATGGCTGCCTGGAAGCGTCATGGCGGCCTGGAGCACCACCGTCAGCGGCTGACGTCGCGGATGCTCGCCAAGGGCTACGAGCCGGACTTCATCGAGCGGATCTTCGAGCAGATCAAGGGCTTCGGCAGCTACGGTTTCCCCGAATCCCATGCCGCCAGTTTCGCCCTGCTCACCTATGCCAGCTGCTGGCTGAAATGCCACGAGCCGGCCGCCTATGCCTGCGCCCTGATCAACAGCTGGCCGATGGGCTTCTACAGCCCCGACCAGGTGCTGCAGGATGCCCGCCGCCACAGGATCGTGGTGCGTCCGGTGGATGTGCGTCATTCCGACTGGGATTGCTCCCTGGAGCCGGCGGGCGAGGAGGGCGAACCGGCCATTCGCCTGGGGCTGCGGATGGTGCGGGGGTTTCGCGAGGACGATGCCAGGCGCATGGAGACCCTGCGGCAGGCCGCCCCCTTCAGCAGTGTCGGTGACCTGGTCCAGCGTGCCCATCTGGACGCCCGCGCCCGCGAACTATTGGCCGACTCCGGCGCCCTGCGCGGCCTGGCCGGGCACCGTCACCGGGCACGCTGGGCGGTCGCCGGGGTGGAGGTGCAGGCACCGCTCTTCGCCGGCCTGCCGGAGCAGGAAGAAATGCAGGTGGCCCTGCCGCTGCCCAGCGTGGGCGAAGACATGCTCACCGACTACGCCACCCTGGGCACCACCCTCGGGCCGCACCCCGTTTCCCTGCTGCGCGCGGCCTTGCGCAAGCGGCGCTGCCGCAGCTCGCGGGAGCTGCTGGCGGTGGATCACGGACGGAACCTCAGCGTCGCCGGCCTGGTGGTCGGGCGCCAGCGCCCGCAGACCGCCAGCGGGGTGATCTTCGTCACCCTGGAAGACGAACACGGCATGGTCAATGTGGTGGTCTGGCACGACCTGGCCGAACGCCAGCGCCGGGTACTGGTGGGCTCCCGGCTATTGCAGGTGGACGGTCGCCTGGAGTCGGTGGATGGCGTTCGCCACCTCATCGCCCGCCGCCTGCACGACCTGACGCCGCTGCTGTCGGGGCTGGACGTGAGAAGTCGGGATTTCCACTAG
- a CDS encoding Y-family DNA polymerase — protein sequence MRWACILLPQLALDGVLRVHPDPEAPLALVTGTPQRRVLRALNPTAKALGLRPGQSLTAAHALTRDFTLVEYDPARIEHWQQLLAAWAYRFSSQVSLRYPRCLLLEVESSFALFGPWPRFEARLRRELAALGFRHRIVVAPNPAAARVLANAYDGLAVANQGELREALGRMPVDRAGLAREAATAFARMGLRHLEQVLQLPRETVARRFPAEVLQHLDTLLGDRPLALECYRPPDEFDLRIELNFEVESHQALLFPLRRLTADLAAFLACRDSGVQRFTLHLEHRDLPETRVPVGLLSAEREAAMLFELARGRLEQLQVPAPVRAFRLQARDLPAFVPERRELFDERPQQSLPWEQLRERLRARLGDDAVHGLAARADHRPECAWQLDAQGPQAPLLPGPPRPGWLLREPVPLRDSSVRILAGPERIESGWWDGGDVRRDYYLVETRAGQRGWAFRTVNGEGPLLLHGWFA from the coding sequence ATGCGCTGGGCCTGCATATTGCTGCCGCAGTTGGCGCTGGATGGCGTGCTGCGCGTCCATCCCGACCCCGAAGCGCCCCTGGCGCTGGTGACGGGCACGCCCCAGCGCCGCGTGCTGCGTGCCCTCAACCCGACGGCCAAGGCCCTGGGGCTGCGCCCTGGCCAGTCGCTGACCGCCGCCCACGCCCTGACTCGTGATTTCACCCTGGTGGAGTACGACCCGGCGCGGATCGAGCACTGGCAGCAACTGCTGGCCGCCTGGGCCTATCGCTTCAGTTCCCAGGTCAGCCTGCGCTATCCGCGCTGCCTGCTGCTGGAGGTGGAATCCAGCTTCGCCCTGTTCGGTCCCTGGCCACGCTTCGAGGCCAGGTTACGGCGGGAACTGGCAGCCCTGGGCTTTCGTCATCGCATCGTCGTTGCGCCCAACCCGGCGGCGGCGCGGGTGCTGGCCAACGCCTACGACGGCCTGGCGGTGGCGAATCAGGGTGAACTGCGTGAAGCCCTCGGGCGCATGCCGGTGGATCGCGCCGGCCTGGCCCGGGAGGCCGCCACCGCCTTCGCCCGCATGGGCCTGCGCCACCTGGAACAGGTGCTGCAGCTGCCCCGCGAGACGGTGGCCAGGCGCTTTCCCGCCGAAGTGCTGCAGCACCTCGATACCTTGCTGGGCGACCGTCCCCTGGCGCTGGAGTGTTATCGGCCGCCGGATGAGTTCGACCTGCGCATCGAGCTGAACTTCGAGGTGGAATCCCACCAGGCGCTGCTGTTCCCCCTGCGCCGTCTCACCGCTGACCTGGCCGCGTTCCTCGCCTGCCGTGACAGCGGCGTGCAGCGCTTCACCCTCCATCTGGAACACCGCGATCTGCCGGAAACCCGGGTGCCGGTGGGGCTGCTCAGCGCCGAGCGCGAGGCGGCCATGCTCTTCGAACTGGCCCGTGGGCGCCTGGAGCAGTTGCAGGTGCCGGCCCCGGTGCGTGCCTTCCGCCTGCAGGCGCGGGACCTGCCGGCCTTCGTCCCGGAGCGGCGCGAGCTGTTCGACGAGCGCCCGCAGCAATCCCTGCCCTGGGAGCAATTGCGCGAACGCCTGCGGGCACGTTTGGGAGACGACGCGGTGCACGGCCTGGCTGCCCGTGCCGATCACCGTCCCGAATGCGCCTGGCAACTGGATGCACAGGGCCCGCAGGCACCGCTCCTGCCTGGTCCGCCCCGCCCCGGCTGGTTGTTGCGTGAACCGGTGCCCCTGCGGGACTCGTCCGTCCGCATCCTCGCCGGCCCCGAACGCATCGAGTCCGGCTGGTGGGATGGCGGCGACGTGCGTCGCGACTACTACCTGGTGGAAACCCGCGCTGGCCAGCGTGGCTGGGCCTTCCGCACAGTGAACGGGGAGGGGCCGCTGCTGTTGCACGGCTGGTTCGCATGA
- the imuA gene encoding translesion DNA synthesis-associated protein ImuA — protein sequence MGAVVALDALLNERRVWKGQPGALLAGSEQPTGLDVLDRVLPGGGWPEAALSEILVPAAGLGELRLLWPTLARLTASAERVVLVAPPHIPYPQAWQAAGVDLRWLALVEASGRDALWAAEQCLRSGSCAAVLCWPQQADDRALRRLQVAAETGQTLAFAYRPLDAALNPSPAALRIAVDGWPAQLRVLKCRGGLPPAAPIALSR from the coding sequence ATGGGCGCCGTCGTAGCCCTCGATGCCCTGCTCAACGAACGGCGGGTCTGGAAGGGACAGCCCGGCGCTCTGCTGGCTGGCAGCGAGCAGCCCACCGGCCTCGACGTCCTGGACCGGGTCCTGCCCGGCGGTGGCTGGCCTGAGGCCGCGCTCAGTGAAATCCTCGTTCCGGCCGCGGGCCTGGGCGAGTTGCGTCTGCTCTGGCCCACACTGGCACGGCTGACCGCCAGCGCCGAGCGTGTGGTGCTGGTGGCGCCGCCGCATATCCCTTATCCACAGGCCTGGCAGGCTGCCGGCGTTGACCTGCGCTGGCTGGCGCTGGTGGAGGCCAGCGGCCGCGATGCCCTCTGGGCGGCCGAGCAATGCCTGCGCTCCGGCAGTTGCGCAGCGGTGCTGTGCTGGCCGCAACAGGCCGATGATCGTGCCCTGCGTCGCCTGCAGGTGGCCGCCGAAACCGGCCAGACCCTGGCCTTCGCCTACCGTCCGCTGGATGCCGCCCTGAACCCCTCGCCGGCGGCCTTGCGCATTGCCGTCGACGGCTGGCCGGCGCAGCTGCGGGTGCTCAAGTGCCGGGGCGGCCTGCCACCCGCGGCGCCGATCGCCCTGTCCCGGTGA
- a CDS encoding M28 family metallopeptidase, with amino-acid sequence MTHKNNVRRVVGSLVLAVSTSTLAAPAPEGDAFGDYWSPGKPNPALCKSPVLVGTPVGLPRCLQASNVMHRLQELQDIATLNDGNRAAGLPGYQASIDYVKQTLERAGYQVRVQPFPFTAYFPKGPGTLQALTPQPAEYVWEEDFNYLSQTDAGDVSAPVVPVDLSLGAGNTSTSGCEAEDFTGFPSGAIALVQRGSCNFELKAENAAAAGAAGVIIFNQGNTEERKGLENVTLGDTYEGGIPALFATYDNGVAWSQTPGLQLRMVADVIREKTQTFNLVAETRRGDPKNVVMAGAHLDSVFEGPGINDNGSGSAALLEMAVLLRKAHPQNKVRFAWWGAEESGLVGSTFYVNSLSDEERKKIKAYLNFDMIGSPNFGNFIYDGDGSSFGLQGPPGSAAIERLFEAYFKLRGEPAEGTQIDFRSDYAQFFEVGIPFGGLFTGAEDIKSEEQAQKYGGAAGQPFDPCYHQGCDTTANIDLNALEINGDAMAFATSWLSLSTKIIDDEIAAAAEQAKGAKTLRVQSVRQAERWGNHFVK; translated from the coding sequence ATGACCCACAAGAACAACGTCAGACGTGTTGTTGGTTCCCTGGTTCTAGCCGTTTCCACTTCCACCCTTGCCGCCCCGGCGCCCGAAGGCGATGCCTTCGGCGATTACTGGAGTCCCGGCAAACCCAACCCCGCTCTCTGCAAATCACCGGTGCTGGTTGGCACACCCGTGGGACTGCCGCGGTGTCTGCAGGCGAGCAACGTGATGCACCGCCTGCAGGAGCTGCAGGACATCGCCACCCTCAACGATGGCAATCGCGCTGCCGGTCTGCCGGGCTACCAGGCCTCGATCGACTACGTGAAGCAGACCCTGGAGCGCGCCGGCTACCAGGTGCGGGTACAGCCGTTCCCCTTCACCGCCTACTTTCCCAAGGGACCGGGCACCCTGCAGGCATTGACGCCGCAACCGGCGGAATACGTCTGGGAGGAGGACTTCAACTACCTGTCGCAGACCGATGCCGGCGACGTCAGCGCCCCGGTGGTACCGGTGGACCTGTCCCTCGGCGCCGGCAATACCTCCACCAGCGGCTGCGAAGCGGAGGATTTCACCGGATTCCCCAGTGGCGCCATCGCCCTGGTCCAGCGCGGCAGCTGCAACTTCGAGCTGAAGGCGGAGAACGCCGCGGCGGCGGGTGCGGCGGGCGTGATCATCTTCAACCAGGGCAATACCGAGGAGCGCAAGGGCCTGGAAAACGTCACCCTGGGCGACACCTACGAGGGCGGCATCCCGGCGCTGTTCGCCACCTATGACAACGGCGTGGCCTGGTCCCAGACCCCCGGCCTGCAATTGCGCATGGTGGCGGATGTGATCCGCGAGAAGACGCAGACCTTCAACCTGGTGGCCGAAACCCGACGCGGTGATCCGAAGAACGTGGTCATGGCCGGCGCACACCTGGATTCGGTGTTCGAGGGCCCCGGCATCAACGACAACGGCTCGGGCAGCGCGGCGTTGCTGGAGATGGCCGTGCTGCTGCGCAAGGCGCACCCGCAGAACAAGGTGCGTTTCGCCTGGTGGGGCGCGGAGGAGTCCGGGCTGGTGGGCTCGACCTTCTACGTCAACAGCCTGAGCGATGAGGAACGCAAGAAGATCAAGGCGTACCTGAACTTCGACATGATCGGTTCGCCGAACTTCGGCAACTTCATCTATGACGGCGACGGCTCTTCCTTCGGCCTGCAGGGCCCGCCCGGCTCGGCTGCCATCGAGCGTCTCTTCGAGGCCTACTTCAAGCTGCGTGGCGAGCCTGCCGAAGGCACCCAGATCGACTTCCGCTCCGACTACGCGCAGTTCTTCGAAGTGGGCATTCCCTTCGGTGGCCTGTTCACCGGCGCCGAAGACATCAAGAGCGAAGAGCAGGCGCAGAAGTACGGCGGCGCCGCCGGCCAGCCCTTCGATCCCTGCTACCACCAGGGCTGCGACACCACCGCCAACATCGACCTGAACGCCCTGGAGATCAATGGGGACGCCATGGCCTTCGCCACCAGCTGGCTGTCGCTGTCGACGAAGATCATCGACGACGAGATCGCCGCTGCCGCCGAGCAGGCGAAGGGTGCCAAAACCCTGCGTGTGCAGTCGGTGCGCCAGGCCGAGCGCTGGGGTAATCACTTCGTGAAATGA
- a CDS encoding SOS response-associated peptidase, protein MCGRYVSPSDRAIEDYWHIGARESGRWIQSFNVAPTSQVPMLRLDEQGGLELVPARWGLIPSWWKEAKPPTMSFFARSEEAAGKPLWRQSLRSHRCLMPAHGWYEWNPNQQVRNASGRLVHQPYYLYSPNDRLLAIAAMWATWTGPEGQAITSCALLTREAAPAIRAIHQRMPVILPPEQFALWLDPETPGEQVQQVIAQARDDFTGHAVSTRVNSAQNDDEGLIEAIAEPSL, encoded by the coding sequence ATGTGCGGCCGCTACGTCAGCCCCTCCGATCGCGCCATCGAAGACTATTGGCACATCGGCGCACGGGAATCGGGGCGCTGGATCCAGAGCTTCAATGTGGCCCCCACCAGCCAGGTGCCGATGCTGCGCCTGGATGAACAAGGGGGGTTGGAACTGGTGCCGGCGCGCTGGGGCCTGATCCCCTCCTGGTGGAAAGAGGCGAAGCCGCCGACCATGTCCTTCTTCGCCCGCAGTGAAGAGGCTGCCGGCAAGCCCCTGTGGCGCCAGAGCTTGCGCAGCCACCGCTGCCTGATGCCCGCCCATGGCTGGTACGAATGGAACCCGAATCAACAGGTACGCAACGCCAGCGGCCGCCTGGTCCACCAGCCCTACTACCTCTACAGCCCGAACGACCGGCTCCTGGCCATCGCCGCCATGTGGGCCACCTGGACCGGCCCGGAAGGACAGGCCATCACCTCGTGCGCCCTGCTCACACGGGAAGCCGCACCGGCCATTCGCGCCATCCACCAGCGCATGCCGGTGATACTGCCGCCGGAACAGTTCGCCTTGTGGCTGGACCCCGAAACGCCGGGCGAACAGGTGCAGCAGGTCATCGCCCAGGCACGCGATGACTTCACCGGGCACGCGGTTTCCACACGGGTGAACAGTGCACAGAACGATGACGAGGGATTGATCGAGGCGATTGCCGAGCCAAGCCTCTGA
- a CDS encoding phosphoribosylaminoimidazolesuccinocarboxamide synthase yields the protein MSTPTTLSLKKIYSGKVRDLYEIDDKRMLMVATDRLSAFDVILEQPIPDKGKILTAISNFWFDKLQDVVPNHFTGDKVEDVVPAAELPLVEGRAVVAKRLKPVAVEAIVRGYIVGSGWKEYQKTGTVCGIQLPAGLKEASKLPQPIFTPSTKAAVGDHDENISFEQCEAIIGKELAAKVRDTAIALYTTAVEYAATRGIIIADTKFEFGIDEDGTLTLMDEVLTPDSSRFWPVESYVEGKNPPSFDKQFVRDWLESTGWNKEPPAPAVPAEVAQKTADKYREALTKLTS from the coding sequence ATGAGCACACCCACCACCCTCAGCCTGAAGAAGATCTACTCGGGTAAGGTCCGCGACCTTTACGAAATCGACGACAAGCGCATGCTGATGGTCGCCACTGATCGCCTTTCCGCGTTCGACGTGATCCTCGAGCAGCCGATTCCCGACAAGGGCAAGATCCTCACCGCCATCTCCAACTTCTGGTTCGACAAGCTCCAGGACGTCGTGCCCAACCACTTCACCGGCGACAAGGTGGAAGACGTGGTTCCCGCCGCCGAACTGCCCCTGGTGGAGGGCCGTGCCGTGGTCGCCAAGCGCCTGAAGCCCGTCGCCGTCGAAGCCATCGTGCGCGGCTACATCGTCGGCTCCGGCTGGAAGGAATACCAGAAGACCGGCACCGTCTGCGGCATCCAGCTGCCGGCTGGCCTCAAGGAAGCCTCCAAGCTCCCGCAGCCCATCTTCACCCCCTCGACCAAGGCCGCCGTCGGCGACCACGACGAGAACATCTCCTTCGAGCAGTGCGAAGCCATCATCGGCAAGGAACTGGCCGCCAAGGTCCGTGACACCGCCATCGCCCTGTACACCACCGCCGTCGAATACGCCGCCACCCGCGGCATCATCATCGCCGACACGAAGTTCGAGTTCGGCATTGACGAAGACGGCACCCTGACCCTGATGGACGAAGTGCTGACCCCTGACTCCAGCCGTTTCTGGCCGGTGGAAAGCTACGTCGAAGGCAAGAACCCGCCGAGCTTCGACAAACAGTTCGTCCGCGACTGGCTGGAGTCCACCGGCTGGAACAAGGAACCTCCGGCGCCCGCCGTACCCGCCGAAGTCGCGCAGAAGACCGCCGACAAGTACCGCGAAGCCCTGACCAAGCTGACGTCCTGA